The sequence CCGCCTGGTCCGGGCTGCTCCGGGTGCTCGAACTCGGCCCCTTCTCCGAGACGCAGGCCCGCAGCCTGCTGGGCGCCGCCCGGGTGCCGCCCCAACTGCGCGAACGCGTCCTGCGGTTCGCCGGCGGCAACCCGCTGGCGCTCTCCCTCGCGGCCGCCGCCGGCGAGGACGACTGGAGCCGCGAGGGCGTCTGGGCGCCCTCCGCCGACGTTCTGCGCACCCTGCTGTCCGGCCTGGTCGGCGAGGTGCCGACGGCCGCCCACCGGCGGGCCCTGGAAGTGGCGGCGCAGGCCTACTCGACCTCCGAGGAACTGCTCGCCGCCGTCCTGCCCGACGAGGACGCCCACCGGCTCTTCGGCTGGCTCCGGAGCCTGCCGTTCATGGAGTCCGGCCACCGCGGCCTGTACCCGCACGACGCCGCCCGCGAGACCCTCGCCGCCGACCTCCGCTGGCGGGCCCCCAACGCCTTCGCCGAGGTGCGCCGACGGCTGGCCGAGGAGTACCTGCGGCTGCTGCGCGAGGCCCCCGAGGAACAGGTCTGGACCGTCACCGACGAGCTCTTCCACCTGTTCCGGGACGGCGAGCTGGTGGCCCGGCTGCGCACCTGGTCGCGCGAGGACGAGGTGCACGACCGGCCGCTGCACCCCGACGACCTCGACACGGTGCTCCGGATGGCCACCGAGACCGAGGGGCCGGAGTCCGCCGGACTGGTCCGCTACTGGGCGCGGCGCCAGCCCGAGGCGTTCAGCGTCTACCGGCTGGTGAGCACGGGCCGGGTGGTGGCGTTCACGGCCCGGCTCGCCCTCTCCGCGCCCGCCGACCCCGAGGACCTCGCCACCGACCCGGTGGTGGCCGCCGCCTGGGCGTACACCGAGGCCACCGCGCCGGTACGGCCCGGCGAGCACATCGGCGTCAGCCGCTTCACCGTCTACCCCGAGCGCTACCAGGTGCCCTCGCGGGTGATCGACCTCAGCTCCTCCCGGGCCCAGGCCGAGTCCGCCCGCGCCCGGGCCCGCGCCTACGGCTTCGCGGTCTGGCGCGACGCCGACACCTGGGCCGCCCGGGTCAGGGGCAGCCTCACCGACACCGGTGCCCGGCCCCGCGTCGGCGCGCACAGCTACGGCGTGTTCGGCGTCGACTGGCGGCAGGTGCCGGTCGAGACCTGGCTGCGCCACCTCATGACGTCGACGCCCGTGCCGGTCCGTGCCGGGCTGTCCGGGGTCTCCAGGACGGCCTTCGACCAGGCGGTCCGGGAGGCGTTCACGCACTGGCGCGACCCGGGCGCGTTCGCCGTCTGCGCCCTGCTGCGCACCCGGCTCGCGGCCGACCTGGAGGATCCGGTCGAGGAGTTGCGGGGCCTGCTGCGGCAGGCCGTGGAGGACCTCGCCCAGGACCCGCGCGGCGCCCGTGCCCGCGAGGCCCTGACGGCCGGCTACTTCTCCGGCGCGCCGACCCAGGAGGGCGCGGCCCGCCGGCTGGGCCTGCCGTACGGGACGTACCGGCGGCATCTGCGGCAGGGGCTCGACCTGCTGTGCGAGGCGCTGTGGCAGCAGGAGCTGCACGGCTCGCGCTGAGCGGGGTGCGGGTGCGGCCACCGACCCCCGTGCCTCCGGGCGCGGGGGTCCTCGGCGTCCCCTCCCGCGTCACCGGTCCCACCGGCCGCACGGTCGTTACGCGCCGCGCCCGCCGGGGACGGACGCCGCACGGTCGTCACCCGTCGTGCCCGCCAGGAACGGACGCAGCAGCGCGAGCAGGGCGTCCGGCCGGTGCAGCGGGACGATGTGGCCGCAGTCCTCGACGAGGTGTCCGGTGAGATCGTCGGTGACCGGGCGGAGCTGGCGTTCCAGGGCCGCGCCGACCGGCCGGGCGCCCACTGCCATCGTCGGCACCGTCAGACGGGCCGAAGTGACCGCCCGCCCGATCTGCGCCGCGCTCTCGGGCAGTGCCCG comes from Streptomyces sp. TLI_053 and encodes:
- a CDS encoding ATP-binding protein gives rise to the protein MASVKQRLSSARTQAFVGREEEFDGFARALAGDPRAPFAFYLLGPGGIGKSTLLRRLADHARSTGRLLLELDGRFVGRDPADFERAAAPFLDVPGTVLFVDSFEHCQWLEGWLWQRFLPRAADDTLVVLAGRLAPQPQWTADPAWSGLLRVLELGPFSETQARSLLGAARVPPQLRERVLRFAGGNPLALSLAAAAGEDDWSREGVWAPSADVLRTLLSGLVGEVPTAAHRRALEVAAQAYSTSEELLAAVLPDEDAHRLFGWLRSLPFMESGHRGLYPHDAARETLAADLRWRAPNAFAEVRRRLAEEYLRLLREAPEEQVWTVTDELFHLFRDGELVARLRTWSREDEVHDRPLHPDDLDTVLRMATETEGPESAGLVRYWARRQPEAFSVYRLVSTGRVVAFTARLALSAPADPEDLATDPVVAAAWAYTEATAPVRPGEHIGVSRFTVYPERYQVPSRVIDLSSSRAQAESARARARAYGFAVWRDADTWAARVRGSLTDTGARPRVGAHSYGVFGVDWRQVPVETWLRHLMTSTPVPVRAGLSGVSRTAFDQAVREAFTHWRDPGAFAVCALLRTRLAADLEDPVEELRGLLRQAVEDLAQDPRGARAREALTAGYFSGAPTQEGAARRLGLPYGTYRRHLRQGLDLLCEALWQQELHGSR